The Photobacterium sanguinicancri genome includes the window CACTCAATCAGGGGGATCACAGTTCAGCAAGACGGTATTACACGGGCAACGCCTAGAATAAACCTTTCTTTTTAATCTTTTGCACATTGGCAATACGCTGTGAAAGATCGGCTTCATTATCCTGCGGTGTAGCTTTGGGCTCTGCCGCTGGCGCATTCAATGATAAATTACGGATCATTTGGGTTTGTGCTTTCAGCATGGCTTTCAGCTCAGCCATTTCTTGCGACACTTTCTCTGCATTTTCAGCCTGAGCCGACGCTAATGCCGAGGCTTGTTTCTGCGCCTCTAATAGCGCTTTGATCTCTTCTAATTGCTGGGTTTGCTGATCCAAAGCAATAGCTTGTTGTTCCGACATCGCGCGAATAATTTCCGCTTTTTCTGTCGAAGTACAATCCTGACCAGACAGACGCGCTTCCACTTCCATCAACTGTGAATGAAGCGGTCTAAATTGGGCCTGCATCGCCTGTGTAACAGCCATTAAACTGGCTTCAGATAAGTCAGTTTCTGCCGTACATTCTTCGCTCGATGCTTGGTTTTCACGATCTTCGCGTTGAGCTTGACCTAACTGAGTCACGCTCTGCTGAAGTTGCGCTAAACCTTGGTTTACCGAACTTAAATCAACCGCACCTTGTAACTGCTCCAACATCCCCGAAATATCGGAACTTTCCGCGCCATCTAACTGAAACCCACAGATTTCAAGTTGACGTCGTAGTGTTGGAATATCAACGGTATCCTTACCCAAGTTATCCACTAAACCCTGACTTAATACTGGGCTTAGCAGATACATATACATACCCGCCAGATAAATGGTTTTGTGCATATGCAAACTCGAATGCAGCGCGGCTGCATCCGACGGGTTTTCGACTAACTGCTTACGCTCATCGACCCACTTTTGCATCACCCCGACCGCAAAGCGGTCGGACTGAGATTTAACTAAATCAAGATAGATCGAATAATTAACCCGTTTTAATTGGCTACTCATCCTCAACCTCTATCAATGATTCTGGCTCGACTTCTAGATCGTCAAAATCGCTGT containing:
- a CDS encoding GumC domain-containing protein; the protein is MSSQLKRVNYSIYLDLVKSQSDRFAVGVMQKWVDERKQLVENPSDAAALHSSLHMHKTIYLAGMYMYLLSPVLSQGLVDNLGKDTVDIPTLRRQLEICGFQLDGAESSDISGMLEQLQGAVDLSSVNQGLAQLQQSVTQLGQAQREDRENQASSEECTAETDLSEASLMAVTQAMQAQFRPLHSQLMEVEARLSGQDCTSTEKAEIIRAMSEQQAIALDQQTQQLEEIKALLEAQKQASALASAQAENAEKVSQEMAELKAMLKAQTQMIRNLSLNAPAAEPKATPQDNEADLSQRIANVQKIKKKGLF